In a genomic window of Nitrospira sp. ND1:
- a CDS encoding TonB-dependent siderophore receptor: MSGIVREWSAYFVLLCVASVPPVWTAVATAGEPLEPDPVVQAEEVVVSATKTPLPVTQVTSAVEVITAQDMKRQNIRSVVDALRLAQGVAVFSNGGPGTEVTAKIRGGSANQTLVLIDGAIVNSGTVGSYNFANLTTDNIERVEILRGSQSMLWGSDAMGGVINIVTKRGQGPLSATGFMEYGSFASLREGGMVSGKQGAVDYSFSLSRWDTSSFSAVNYRRGASERDSYRNWQGSGRIGVDLPKDGRLDFTMRWMNSDVQLDSVSATSPSDVYGSKNRSQEYVFSGSYEQPLTGWWSQKLTLARAQEASQFLSGTLQRSLITGAFSTPFNSNNEIRVLSNRLEWQHNFQITKLLLLSAGYQFREQQGENDTGLTNRILSSNAGFAQAQFNLWDRLFATAGIRHDSYNVFGDATTYRLTGGYLHKETDTKIRGSYSTGFRAPTMNELYFPNFGNSQLGTEKSQSMDVGIDQYFFSKQLKFTGGFFWNRYRNLITTTFDPTFCAPFSTFGFCPQQIGEASTKGWEAGLSYTYSSDRPFLKGLVVQANYTNTMTRDLVTQTRLPRWATDQWSASVSYQPIDPLWITLIGRYVGSRYNTTGDRQSLPAFDVWSLAVTYDVTKQLQAYLRAENLFNEKYEEVASAGTPIRSIFGGVRVTFGGKS, translated from the coding sequence ATGTCGGGTATTGTCAGGGAATGGTCTGCCTATTTCGTGTTGCTGTGTGTCGCAAGTGTCCCGCCTGTCTGGACGGCAGTGGCCACTGCCGGAGAGCCTTTGGAGCCTGATCCTGTCGTACAAGCCGAGGAAGTGGTGGTCTCGGCAACCAAAACCCCGTTGCCGGTTACCCAGGTCACCAGTGCGGTCGAAGTCATTACGGCACAGGACATGAAGCGACAGAACATCCGGAGTGTGGTGGACGCGCTTCGGTTGGCCCAAGGTGTGGCGGTGTTTTCAAACGGCGGGCCCGGCACCGAGGTCACGGCCAAGATTCGAGGAGGCAGTGCGAATCAGACCTTGGTCCTGATCGACGGCGCGATCGTCAACAGCGGCACCGTCGGTAGTTACAACTTTGCCAACCTGACGACCGACAATATCGAGCGAGTAGAGATTCTCCGCGGCTCGCAGAGCATGTTGTGGGGATCGGATGCCATGGGAGGCGTCATCAACATCGTGACGAAGCGCGGCCAGGGTCCGCTCTCCGCCACCGGGTTCATGGAATACGGATCCTTCGCCTCCCTGCGTGAAGGTGGCATGGTGTCCGGGAAACAGGGCGCGGTCGACTACAGCTTCTCGCTGTCCCGCTGGGACACCTCGAGTTTTTCGGCCGTCAATTATCGGCGTGGCGCTAGCGAGCGAGACTCCTATCGTAACTGGCAGGGATCAGGGCGAATCGGTGTAGACCTTCCAAAGGACGGCCGTCTTGATTTCACGATGCGCTGGATGAATTCCGACGTGCAACTCGATAGTGTATCGGCGACCTCTCCAAGCGACGTCTATGGCTCAAAAAATCGGAGTCAGGAATATGTGTTCAGCGGTAGTTATGAACAGCCGCTCACCGGCTGGTGGTCCCAGAAGCTCACGCTTGCGCGTGCACAGGAGGCCTCGCAGTTTTTGTCAGGCACGTTGCAGCGTAGTCTGATCACCGGGGCATTCAGCACGCCGTTCAACTCCAACAACGAAATTCGTGTGCTCTCGAATCGGTTGGAGTGGCAGCACAATTTCCAAATCACGAAGCTGTTGTTGTTGAGTGCGGGGTATCAATTTCGCGAACAACAGGGCGAGAATGATACGGGACTCACCAACCGGATTTTGAGTTCCAATGCCGGATTCGCGCAGGCACAATTCAATTTGTGGGATCGCCTGTTCGCCACCGCGGGCATTCGCCATGACAGTTACAACGTGTTCGGCGATGCGACGACCTATCGGCTGACCGGCGGGTATCTCCACAAGGAAACCGACACGAAAATCCGAGGCAGCTATTCCACTGGCTTCCGGGCCCCCACGATGAACGAATTGTATTTTCCCAATTTTGGCAATTCCCAATTGGGCACAGAAAAAAGCCAAAGTATGGACGTGGGGATCGACCAGTATTTCTTCTCGAAGCAGCTGAAGTTCACAGGAGGGTTTTTCTGGAACCGCTACCGGAATCTCATCACCACTACGTTTGATCCGACGTTTTGCGCGCCGTTCAGCACGTTCGGGTTTTGCCCTCAGCAGATCGGTGAAGCCTCGACGAAGGGCTGGGAGGCTGGACTCTCGTACACCTATTCCAGCGACCGTCCGTTCCTCAAGGGCCTTGTGGTACAGGCGAACTATACCAACACCATGACTCGGGATTTGGTCACTCAGACTCGTCTACCGCGTTGGGCCACCGACCAGTGGAGTGCCTCGGTCAGCTATCAACCCATCGATCCGCTCTGGATCACGCTGATCGGACGGTACGTGGGTTCCCGATACAATACCACCGGGGATCGGCAGTCGCTGCCGGCGTTCGATGTGTGGTCGTTGGCAGTCACGTACGATGTCACGAAGCAGCTCCAGGCCTATCTCCGGGCTGAGAATTTGTTTAATGAAAAGTATGAAGAAGTCGCCAGCGCCGGCACACCGATCCGCTCGATTTTTGGCGGTGTGCGGGTCACGTTTGGCGGAAAGTCGTGA
- a CDS encoding SemiSWEET transporter, whose protein sequence is MDQVTLIGLLAGTLTTIAFIPQLQQTWRTRSAQDVSLGMLLTFVTGVFLWLIYGLMLGALPIILANLVTLVLTLAILILKLRYRS, encoded by the coding sequence ATGGATCAGGTCACGCTCATCGGATTGCTGGCAGGGACCCTCACCACCATCGCGTTCATTCCTCAGCTGCAACAGACCTGGCGCACTCGTTCCGCCCAGGACGTGTCGCTGGGAATGTTGCTCACCTTCGTGACCGGGGTCTTTCTCTGGTTGATCTATGGGCTCATGCTCGGCGCCTTGCCCATTATTCTGGCGAATCTCGTGACCCTGGTGTTGACCCTGGCGATTCTCATCCTGAAGCTCCGGTATCGCTCGTAG
- the cobO gene encoding cob(I)yrinic acid a,c-diamide adenosyltransferase produces the protein MAEQDEHTAKMQRLKASVDRRIEAAQDEKGLLIVYTGAGKGKTTAALGMALRCLGHGMKVAIVQFIKGAIDTAEERILKSFGDRVTFLRMGEGYTWETQDRERDTSHAQAAWAKACQFMRDPSYAMVILDEFNIALHHGYVAVTEVLPRLQQRPAMQHVVITGRGAPEELIEAADLVTEMKQVKHPFRKGIKAQAGVEF, from the coding sequence ATGGCGGAACAGGACGAGCATACGGCGAAGATGCAACGCTTGAAGGCCTCCGTGGATCGGCGGATCGAAGCGGCCCAGGACGAGAAGGGGCTTCTGATCGTCTACACCGGCGCGGGAAAGGGAAAAACGACCGCCGCGCTCGGGATGGCCCTCCGTTGCCTCGGCCACGGCATGAAGGTGGCGATCGTGCAATTCATCAAGGGGGCGATCGACACGGCAGAGGAGCGCATCCTGAAATCGTTCGGCGATCGCGTGACGTTCCTCCGTATGGGCGAAGGGTATACCTGGGAGACGCAGGATCGGGAGCGGGATACGAGCCATGCGCAAGCGGCCTGGGCGAAGGCTTGCCAGTTCATGCGTGATCCGTCTTATGCGATGGTGATCCTGGATGAATTCAATATTGCACTGCACCACGGCTATGTGGCGGTGACTGAAGTTCTGCCGCGTTTGCAGCAGCGGCCGGCGATGCAACATGTCGTGATCACCGGCAGAGGGGCTCCGGAGGAATTGATCGAGGCTGCAGATCTGGTGACGGAGATGAAGCAGGTGAAACATCCGTTCCGAAAAGGCATCAAGGCGCAGGCGGGGGTGGAGTTTTGA
- the rpmB gene encoding 50S ribosomal protein L28, whose amino-acid sequence MAFACDLCGKKHQTGNNVSHANNKTKRVFNPNLQRVKALVNGSALRIRVCTRCLRSGLVKKAV is encoded by the coding sequence GTGGCATTTGCCTGTGATCTCTGTGGGAAAAAGCATCAAACCGGTAATAACGTCAGCCACGCAAACAACAAGACGAAGCGCGTCTTCAATCCCAACCTGCAGCGAGTGAAGGCGCTCGTGAACGGGTCGGCCTTGCGCATTCGGGTTTGCACGCGTTGCCTGCGGTCCGGCCTGGTTAAAAAAGCCGTCTGA
- a CDS encoding cysteine-rich CWC family protein produces MTKTCEHCRKTFECVGYQCWCGKIGITEEQMDWIAARFKDCLCPVCLQQVADGVLGPQSSNEMPHGT; encoded by the coding sequence GTGACCAAGACCTGTGAGCATTGCCGGAAGACGTTCGAGTGTGTCGGGTATCAATGCTGGTGCGGGAAGATCGGTATTACCGAGGAGCAGATGGATTGGATTGCGGCACGTTTTAAGGACTGCCTTTGCCCCGTCTGTTTGCAGCAGGTGGCGGATGGAGTACTTGGACCGCAGTCTTCGAATGAAATGCCTCATGGCACGTGA
- a CDS encoding GDP-L-fucose synthase, producing the protein MSYWTDKRVVVTGGAGFLGAVVVAQLRQQGCRNIVVPRSIDYDLVDMSAVRRLYADATPDLVLHLAARVGGIGANQTHAGQFFYDNLMMGTQLMEVGRQRNLEKFVALATICSYPKYTPIPFREEELWTGYPEETNAPYGLAKKMMLVQAQAYRQQYGFNAIVLFPVNLYGPGDNFDMQTSHVIPALIRKCMEAKERGDGRVVLWGDGSPSREFLYVDDAARAILLAAEHYNGNEPINLGTGHEITIQALAHLIADAVGFTGEIVWDTAKPNGQPRRCLEVSRAKQLFGFESTTAFTDGIQKTVSWFQANRARVREVVF; encoded by the coding sequence ATGTCGTATTGGACGGACAAACGAGTGGTGGTGACGGGTGGAGCCGGGTTCTTGGGGGCGGTAGTGGTGGCACAGCTTCGGCAGCAGGGTTGTCGCAACATCGTGGTCCCTCGGAGCATCGACTATGATCTTGTGGACATGAGCGCCGTCAGGCGGCTGTATGCGGACGCAACCCCTGATTTGGTGTTGCACCTGGCTGCCCGCGTGGGTGGGATCGGGGCGAATCAAACCCATGCCGGTCAGTTTTTTTACGACAACCTGATGATGGGAACTCAGTTAATGGAGGTTGGGCGCCAACGGAACTTGGAGAAATTTGTGGCCTTGGCGACCATCTGTTCGTATCCCAAATATACGCCGATACCTTTTCGTGAGGAGGAGCTCTGGACGGGATATCCGGAAGAGACCAATGCCCCTTATGGATTGGCCAAGAAGATGATGCTCGTCCAGGCCCAGGCGTATCGGCAGCAGTATGGATTCAATGCGATCGTTCTGTTTCCGGTAAACTTGTATGGTCCGGGGGACAATTTCGATATGCAGACCTCGCATGTGATTCCGGCCTTGATCAGGAAATGCATGGAAGCAAAGGAGCGAGGTGACGGCCGGGTTGTGTTGTGGGGTGACGGCTCACCGTCCCGCGAGTTCCTCTACGTCGATGATGCCGCTCGCGCCATTTTGCTGGCCGCCGAGCATTACAACGGGAATGAGCCGATCAATTTGGGAACCGGGCATGAGATTACTATCCAGGCATTGGCTCATTTAATCGCCGATGCAGTTGGGTTTACCGGTGAGATCGTCTGGGATACCGCAAAGCCGAACGGGCAGCCGCGTCGCTGCCTGGAAGTGAGTCGCGCCAAACAATTGTTTGGGTTCGAATCAACTACAGCCTTTACGGACGGCATTCAGAAGACCGTTTCCTGGTTTCAAGCCAATCGGGCGCGGGTGCGAGAGGTGGTGTTCTAA
- a CDS encoding ABC transporter substrate-binding protein: MSQKTCLRETLYSLVGWGIGEDDIAGAILRVPCWPWGFFYLRAVRIVSSRRFAAACIGVVASVLLACLAFAFGETQEDHTVMKRRQQGILTGMPFMANITPRTFIDDAGRKLYVAKAPTRVVSLAPSITEMLFALGLDEQIIGVTEFCDFPAAAKAKSKVGYANPNLESLVALRPELIIAPREFHRANVLAKLEELKIPVLLLEATSVENIFSHIHTLGRIFDRSTEAHAMTAAMRSRMAEISSRTEHLPRIRVLYVINSQPLITVGPGSYIHQMIGLAGGTNIASGAATPYPRLTMETVLKEDPEVLIFPMGSVETVPRREQQEWRRWTTLTAVQQNRLREVSANALNRPGPRVMEGLEELVRVIHPEAFPPESVPVQP, encoded by the coding sequence ATGAGCCAGAAGACCTGCCTGAGGGAGACCCTTTATTCCCTCGTGGGCTGGGGAATAGGCGAGGATGATATTGCGGGTGCAATCCTCAGGGTTCCATGTTGGCCCTGGGGATTTTTTTATTTGCGCGCCGTTCGAATCGTCTCCAGTCGCCGGTTCGCAGCCGCATGCATCGGCGTGGTCGCGTCTGTGCTGCTGGCCTGCCTTGCCTTCGCATTCGGAGAGACCCAGGAAGATCACACGGTGATGAAACGTCGTCAGCAAGGCATCCTTACGGGCATGCCGTTCATGGCCAACATTACCCCGCGCACCTTCATCGACGATGCGGGCAGAAAACTCTATGTCGCCAAGGCGCCCACACGGGTCGTGTCATTGGCGCCGAGCATCACGGAGATGTTGTTTGCGTTGGGGCTGGACGAACAGATCATCGGGGTCACGGAGTTTTGCGATTTCCCGGCAGCAGCCAAGGCTAAATCCAAGGTCGGGTACGCCAACCCCAATCTTGAATCCCTCGTGGCCCTCCGGCCGGAATTGATCATTGCGCCGCGGGAGTTCCACCGCGCGAATGTGTTGGCCAAGCTGGAGGAATTGAAGATTCCGGTGCTCCTGCTGGAAGCCACTTCGGTGGAGAACATTTTCTCGCACATTCACACGCTGGGACGCATTTTCGATCGTTCGACGGAAGCCCATGCCATGACCGCGGCCATGCGGAGTCGAATGGCCGAGATCAGCAGTCGAACCGAGCACCTGCCGCGCATCCGCGTGCTGTATGTGATCAACAGCCAGCCCTTGATCACGGTTGGTCCCGGCAGTTACATCCACCAGATGATCGGCCTGGCCGGGGGAACCAATATCGCCTCCGGAGCTGCAACACCCTATCCACGGCTGACCATGGAAACGGTCCTGAAAGAAGATCCCGAAGTGCTGATCTTCCCAATGGGGTCGGTTGAAACGGTGCCTCGACGCGAACAGCAGGAGTGGCGGCGCTGGACGACCCTGACCGCTGTGCAGCAGAACCGGTTGCGCGAGGTTTCGGCCAATGCGCTCAATCGTCCCGGGCCTCGTGTAATGGAAGGGTTGGAAGAACTCGTGAGGGTGATTCACCCCGAGGCCTTTCCTCCCGAATCGGTACCGGTCCAGCCATGA
- a CDS encoding cob(I)yrinic acid a,c-diamide adenosyltransferase, with product MRITKVYTRTGDAGQTRLAGGQQVWKDCLRVEAYGTVDELNASVGLVRAMNAEAGSGSAASTQLEADLRWVQNKLFDVGSILATAPGQTFPNMPEVTAKDVTKLEEMIDRCQEELAPLKEFILPGGGKVSATLHQARTICRRAERICIRLSREEPVAAELNKYLNRLSDALFVLARWVSKTQGEPEFLWQRESGATAE from the coding sequence ATGCGAATCACCAAGGTCTATACAAGAACGGGCGACGCGGGCCAAACGAGGTTAGCCGGCGGACAACAGGTCTGGAAAGACTGTCTGCGGGTCGAGGCCTACGGCACAGTCGATGAGTTGAATGCGTCCGTCGGATTGGTGCGGGCGATGAATGCTGAAGCCGGGAGCGGGTCCGCCGCGTCGACGCAATTGGAGGCGGATTTGCGCTGGGTGCAGAACAAGCTTTTCGATGTCGGGAGTATTCTGGCCACGGCGCCGGGCCAGACCTTTCCCAACATGCCGGAGGTAACGGCCAAGGATGTGACAAAGCTCGAAGAGATGATCGATCGATGCCAGGAGGAGCTTGCCCCGCTGAAGGAGTTCATTCTACCCGGTGGCGGTAAGGTCTCGGCGACGCTTCACCAAGCGCGAACGATCTGCCGCCGCGCGGAACGAATCTGTATCCGGTTGAGCCGCGAGGAACCGGTGGCAGCCGAGCTCAATAAGTATCTGAACCGGTTGAGCGACGCGCTGTTCGTCCTGGCCCGCTGGGTGTCGAAGACCCAAGGCGAACCGGAATTCTTATGGCAACGCGAATCCGGCGCAACCGCCGAGTAA
- a CDS encoding cobyrinate a,c-diamide synthase, translating into MSRPRLVIAGTHSGAGKTTVTLALMAALKARGLVVQPFKAGPDFIDPGHHQAVTGRPSRNLDGWMLGESANRAIFARASVDADLSIIEGMMGLFDGSSPVHEQGSTAELAKQLNAPVLLVIDGSAMARSAAAMASGYAKFDAAVQVRGVLFNRVRSEGHYQLLRQAVESETDLAVVGYLQPDASVTIQDRHLGLRTAIEQGQGDLYDRLARAAAQTIDLDRVEAMARSAGECPGEDLPITRPAATQQPVRVGLAYDAAFCFYYQDNLELLESVGAEIVRFSPLHDDELPVADLLYFGGGYPELYGETLAANMSMRSAVQTFARRGGAVYAECGGLMYLTEAIRDGAGARHEMVGVFPAEAVMRKNGMTLGYRTVEIAESCMLGGAGTVVRGHEFHYSMLEPTGELHHACTLSDAAGKPVGQDGLTMGNTLALYSHLHFGSHPAVVADLLGTARRLRGAQASATKG; encoded by the coding sequence ATGTCACGTCCTCGTCTCGTCATCGCCGGCACCCACAGTGGTGCCGGCAAAACCACGGTCACCCTGGCGCTCATGGCAGCCTTGAAGGCCAGGGGGCTGGTGGTGCAGCCGTTCAAGGCCGGGCCGGACTTCATCGATCCCGGACATCACCAAGCGGTGACCGGACGGCCGTCGCGAAATCTGGATGGCTGGATGTTGGGGGAGAGCGCCAACCGGGCCATCTTCGCGCGCGCCTCGGTCGATGCGGACCTGTCGATCATCGAAGGCATGATGGGGCTGTTTGACGGCAGCTCACCGGTGCATGAGCAGGGCAGCACGGCTGAACTGGCGAAGCAGCTCAACGCGCCGGTGCTGCTGGTCATCGACGGGAGTGCCATGGCGAGATCGGCTGCAGCCATGGCATCCGGGTATGCGAAATTCGACGCGGCCGTACAGGTTCGTGGAGTGCTGTTCAATCGCGTGCGGAGTGAGGGCCATTACCAGTTATTGCGGCAGGCGGTAGAGTCGGAGACGGATCTGGCGGTTGTGGGATACCTGCAGCCCGATGCTTCGGTGACCATTCAGGATCGCCATCTCGGGCTGAGGACTGCCATCGAGCAGGGGCAGGGCGATCTGTATGACCGATTGGCGAGAGCCGCTGCACAGACGATCGATTTGGATCGGGTCGAGGCCATGGCTCGATCGGCCGGGGAATGTCCGGGAGAAGATCTCCCGATCACGAGGCCGGCGGCAACGCAACAACCGGTTCGAGTCGGCCTGGCCTACGATGCGGCCTTTTGTTTTTACTATCAGGATAATCTGGAGTTACTTGAATCGGTAGGCGCGGAGATCGTAAGGTTTTCGCCCTTGCACGATGACGAGTTGCCGGTCGCAGATCTGCTGTATTTCGGCGGAGGCTACCCCGAACTGTATGGCGAGACATTGGCGGCCAATATGTCCATGCGTTCGGCCGTGCAGACATTTGCCCGGCGTGGTGGGGCTGTGTATGCCGAATGTGGCGGGCTGATGTACTTGACGGAGGCCATTCGTGACGGGGCCGGCGCTCGACATGAAATGGTCGGGGTGTTTCCGGCGGAAGCGGTCATGCGGAAAAACGGGATGACGTTAGGTTATCGAACCGTGGAGATCGCTGAATCCTGCATGCTGGGCGGAGCCGGGACAGTGGTGCGCGGGCATGAGTTTCACTATTCGATGCTCGAACCAACCGGCGAACTCCATCATGCCTGTACCTTGTCGGATGCAGCGGGGAAACCCGTCGGGCAGGACGGGTTGACGATGGGGAATACCCTTGCGTTGTACAGCCATTTGCACTTCGGCAGTCATCCGGCTGTCGTGGCTGATCTGCTGGGGACTGCCCGTCGACTGCGCGGGGCGCAGGCCTCTGCCACGAAAGGATGA
- a CDS encoding ABC transporter ATP-binding protein produces the protein MRLPVDPMCTADVAAGVYSDRHHAYDVQGASFCYGKLSGRESRWVLSDVSLHVEPGEILGIVGPNGSGKTSLVKLLAKLAVPQRGTLSLFGRNLADLSREETARTVAFVPQESPPAFSFTVAETVLMGRYPHRRQTRWSLGFGWEDREDCAAAAQAMATMDIGHLASRAVTDLSGGERQRTMIARALAQTPRVLVLDEPTAFLDLQHQLEICSVLRRLTDEQGLTVVIVSHDLNLASQYCDRIVMLKEGSMYSMGTPAEVLSVEALRAVYGCEVLIDPHPESGLPRITLPRQAVPFRG, from the coding sequence ATGAGGCTTCCTGTAGACCCGATGTGTACGGCTGATGTTGCGGCTGGTGTCTACTCGGACCGGCACCATGCCTACGATGTGCAGGGGGCCTCGTTCTGCTATGGCAAGTTGTCTGGGCGGGAAAGCCGGTGGGTCCTCAGCGATGTGAGCCTGCACGTCGAGCCAGGCGAAATACTCGGTATCGTCGGGCCCAATGGATCGGGCAAGACGTCACTCGTGAAACTCCTGGCCAAGCTTGCCGTGCCTCAACGGGGAACCCTCTCGCTCTTCGGAAGAAACCTGGCTGACCTTTCACGAGAGGAGACGGCGCGGACCGTGGCGTTCGTCCCGCAGGAAAGTCCGCCGGCTTTCTCCTTTACGGTGGCGGAAACGGTGTTGATGGGACGGTATCCGCATCGCCGACAGACCAGGTGGAGTCTTGGGTTCGGCTGGGAAGATCGGGAGGATTGTGCGGCGGCCGCTCAGGCCATGGCCACGATGGACATCGGCCATCTGGCTTCGCGTGCGGTGACCGACCTGTCCGGCGGTGAACGTCAACGTACGATGATTGCGCGGGCCTTGGCCCAAACGCCCCGGGTCCTCGTGCTCGATGAGCCGACCGCCTTTCTCGATCTTCAGCATCAACTCGAAATTTGCTCGGTGCTGCGTCGTTTGACCGACGAGCAGGGCCTGACCGTCGTCATCGTGTCGCACGATTTGAACCTGGCCAGCCAGTATTGCGACCGGATCGTCATGCTGAAGGAAGGGTCGATGTATTCGATGGGCACGCCGGCTGAGGTGTTGTCGGTGGAGGCATTGCGGGCGGTCTATGGCTGTGAGGTCTTGATCGATCCCCATCCGGAGTCGGGACTGCCCAGGATTACCTTGCCGAGGCAGGCTGTGCCGTTCAGGGGATGA
- the bluB gene encoding 5,6-dimethylbenzimidazole synthase: MARDKRERLTRTTAEPSEPFSKAEREAVYRAIFERRDVRRNFLPTPIPDEVLARLLNAAHHAGSVGLMQPWDFVVVRTDETKRAVKQLFMDTNAAAALRYKTPRADLYRTLKLEGIEESSLNLCVTCSRQRGGPHVLGRSTVRDTDLYSTCCAIQNLWLAARAEGIGVGWVSILNHAALKRVLGIPKSVKVLAYLCLGYVSEFAKKPDLEAAGWRARLSVQDLVHYEAWGKRVEGKERLPGCESPRSIQERATRAKRG, encoded by the coding sequence ATGGCACGTGACAAACGAGAGCGGTTGACTCGAACAACGGCCGAGCCTTCAGAACCGTTTTCCAAGGCCGAGCGAGAGGCGGTCTATCGGGCAATTTTCGAGCGCCGGGACGTGCGCAGAAACTTTCTGCCGACGCCGATTCCCGACGAAGTGCTCGCGCGATTACTGAATGCCGCGCATCATGCCGGATCGGTGGGGCTCATGCAGCCCTGGGACTTTGTGGTGGTCCGTACAGATGAGACAAAGCGCGCGGTGAAGCAGCTGTTTATGGACACGAATGCGGCTGCGGCGCTCCGGTACAAAACACCTCGTGCGGATCTGTATCGAACGCTCAAGCTGGAAGGTATTGAAGAATCGTCGCTCAATCTCTGTGTGACCTGCAGCCGCCAACGAGGTGGCCCGCACGTGTTAGGCCGTTCCACCGTGCGGGATACAGATCTCTACAGCACCTGTTGTGCCATTCAGAATCTCTGGCTGGCGGCACGCGCCGAAGGGATCGGGGTTGGGTGGGTCAGTATCTTAAATCATGCGGCGCTGAAGCGCGTGTTGGGTATTCCAAAGTCGGTCAAGGTGCTGGCCTACCTCTGTCTCGGGTATGTGTCGGAGTTTGCGAAGAAGCCGGACCTTGAAGCCGCCGGGTGGCGAGCCAGGCTTTCTGTGCAAGATCTGGTGCACTATGAGGCATGGGGTAAGAGAGTCGAAGGGAAGGAGAGACTACCGGGATGCGAATCACCAAGGTCTATACAAGAACGGGCGACGCGGGCCAAACGAGGTTAG
- a CDS encoding iron ABC transporter permease: MTGHERPFQGAILTPVRWCVIMGSLSVVALILAVVCLQLGTQYIGLGKLISVLSSALLDQPTDNDVLKTTSVILLQVRLPRVFLGFLVGVCLASVGVALQALLRNPLADPYVLGVSSGAALGVAVAVLFGIGTTVLAFSLLPVCGFLGGLVALLVVYRMAATYDRLPIHSVLLAGVILNAIFSALIMFITSIMEPNRSFGMMAWLMGSLTAPAYPALAALSVYLLAGLVLLFKQVRVLNILALGEEPARSLGIDTERAKRVIFLVSALLTGAVVSVSGMIGFIGMIIPHAVRLVIGADHRLLLPASALVGGIFLMVADTMARTFFVPSEVPVGIITALAGGPFFVYLLVWRKDRLV, from the coding sequence ATGACCGGACATGAACGGCCGTTTCAGGGGGCCATCCTGACTCCGGTGCGTTGGTGCGTCATCATGGGCAGTTTGTCGGTCGTCGCGCTGATCCTGGCTGTCGTCTGTCTGCAACTCGGGACACAGTACATCGGACTCGGGAAACTTATCAGCGTGCTGTCGTCCGCGCTGCTCGACCAGCCTACCGACAACGACGTGCTCAAGACGACCAGCGTCATCCTACTGCAGGTGCGTCTGCCGCGAGTCTTTCTGGGATTTCTGGTGGGAGTCTGCCTGGCATCGGTCGGGGTGGCGCTGCAAGCCCTGCTCAGAAATCCTCTGGCCGATCCCTACGTGCTCGGGGTGTCGAGCGGTGCCGCGCTGGGTGTGGCTGTCGCGGTGCTGTTCGGGATCGGGACCACGGTCCTCGCCTTCTCGCTCCTGCCGGTCTGCGGGTTTTTAGGCGGACTGGTGGCCCTGCTGGTGGTCTATCGTATGGCGGCCACCTACGACCGGCTTCCGATTCATTCCGTGCTGTTGGCCGGTGTGATCCTGAACGCAATTTTCTCGGCGCTGATCATGTTCATCACCTCGATTATGGAACCGAATCGTTCCTTCGGCATGATGGCCTGGCTCATGGGATCGCTCACGGCCCCGGCCTATCCCGCGCTGGCTGCGCTCTCAGTCTATCTGTTGGCCGGTCTCGTCCTGCTCTTCAAGCAGGTACGGGTCCTGAATATCCTTGCCTTGGGTGAAGAGCCGGCACGGTCGTTGGGAATCGATACCGAACGCGCCAAACGGGTGATCTTTCTGGTGTCGGCGCTGCTCACCGGCGCCGTGGTGTCCGTCAGCGGCATGATCGGATTCATCGGGATGATCATTCCTCACGCGGTGCGCCTGGTGATCGGGGCGGATCATCGATTGCTCCTGCCGGCTTCAGCGCTCGTGGGCGGCATATTTTTGATGGTGGCCGATACCATGGCCAGGACATTCTTCGTGCCGTCGGAAGTCCCGGTCGGAATCATCACGGCCCTCGCGGGCGGCCCGTTCTTTGTCTACCTGCTGGTCTGGCGAAAGGATCGGCTCGTATGA